The Sorangiineae bacterium MSr11367 genome window below encodes:
- a CDS encoding four helix bundle protein gives MRNGVAREAGVPKGHSALLDQLRRAALSVPLNIAEAAGRSSERDGARHYAIARGSAMECAAVIDALHVLGAVEAEEHARAVGLLERCVAMLTKLCQ, from the coding sequence GTGCGCAACGGCGTCGCCCGGGAGGCCGGTGTGCCCAAAGGGCACTCGGCGCTGCTCGATCAACTGCGTCGTGCGGCGCTGTCCGTACCTCTCAACATCGCCGAAGCCGCGGGGCGAAGCTCGGAACGGGACGGTGCGAGGCACTACGCGATCGCACGGGGTTCCGCGATGGAATGTGCTGCGGTCATCGATGCACTGCACGTTCTCGGAGCCGTGGAAGCGGAAGAGCATGCTCGCGCCGTGGGGCTGCTTGAGCGGTGTGTCGCGATGCTGACCAAGCTTTGCCAGTGA